ACTACACGACGCTTAGACACGTTTGTCCTCCAGGGAGGGATAAAAAAAGAGATTCGTGGGACTAAAAAAGATAAAACTCAGGCGGTCGAATGACCGCCTGGAGATGTTCACTTACGCCTGGTGACCGTTGATGTAATCAATGGCAGCCTGAACGGTGGTGATCTTCTCAGCTTCTTCGTCCGGAATCTCAGTATCAAACTCTTCTTCCAGAGCCATTACCAGCTCAACGGTGTCAAGAGAATCTGCGCCCAGGTCTTCAACGAAGGAAGCGGAGTTCACAACTTCTTCCTGCTTAACGCCCAGCTGTTCGCCGATAATTTTCTTAACGC
The sequence above is drawn from the Oceanidesulfovibrio indonesiensis genome and encodes:
- the acpP gene encoding acyl carrier protein; its protein translation is MSTIEERVKKIIGEQLGVKQEEVVNSASFVEDLGADSLDTVELVMALEEEFDTEIPDEEAEKITTVQAAIDYINGHQA